The Kineococcus radiotolerans SRS30216 = ATCC BAA-149 genomic interval CGCCGCGGGCGTAGAGGAGCTTGGCCAGGACGTCGTGGGCGGCGAAGACGACGAGCAGGGCCGCGGCGCGGGGCAGGATCCCCGGCCGGTGCGGGACGGGGTCCGGCCCGACGAGGACGGCGCTGAACAACCACCCGGCGGCCACCATGTGCACCATCAGCAGCCCATGCAGCACCGGCGGGACCGGGACGAGGTAGTACACGTACAGGCCCCCCGCCTCCAGGGCGGTCGCCACCGGCAGGCGGGTCGCGAACCGCGCCCACCGGCTGTGCAGCACGACGAGCACCGCGGCGCGCACCCGCGCCGGGGCGGTGCGCAGCAGCAGGCTCACCGGGGCGGACAGGGCCAGCAGCAGCGGCGCCAGCATCGTCACCAGCAGGTGCACGACCGTGTCGTCGACGGCCCCGCGCACCGGCCACAGCCCCGCCCCCGCCACCGCGGCGACGGCGCCGACGGCCGCCGCGGAACGCCCCACCGGCCAGCGGTCCCCGCGCCGGTGCAGGCGCGACTCCGCCCCGAGGTACCCCGCCAGGAGGACGGCCGCCGCGCTCAGCAGCAGCCAGCCGGGGATCACCGCGCGCGCCGGCGCCCGGCCAGCAGGACCACCGTCCCCGCGACCACGCCGGCGGCCCCGGCCAGGTTCCAGGCCAGGTCGTAGGGCAGGAGGTCCACGCCGTAGCGGACCTGGTGCAGCCCGAGCACCTTGTGCTGGACCAGCCCGTCGTAGAGCTGGAACCCGCCCCACCCCAGCAGGGCGCCGCCCACCACCCGGGAGCGGACGCTCGCGCGCCGCCGCTGCAGGTCCGCGAAGAGGAACAGCCCCGCGACGATCGCCAGCCAGCTGAAGGCGTGGAACCAGCCGTCGGAGACCAGCCCCGCCGTCGACGTCGAGCGGTCGTAGAAGTGGTGCCAGTGCAGGATCTGGTGGAACACCACCTCGTCGACGAACCCGGCGACGCCGACGCCGATGAGCAGCCCGGCGCCCAGGGACCGGCGGGGCAGGTCAGGCACCCGGACGTCCCAGCACCTCGCGCACCGCCAGCCGGCGCAGGTGCTCGATCTCGGCGCGCTGGCTCTCCGCCCGCTGCGCGAGCTCCTCGAACACGTCGGGGTCCAGGCGCTCGTCGGTGAGGGCCACCTCGCGCAGGGTGCGCCACAGGGCCGCCTTGCCCTCCACCCCCAGGACCAGCGCTTCCAGCTCGACGACGGTGCGCAGCGGGGAGGGCCGCACGAGACGGCCGTTGGGCTTCAGCGCCCCCACCGCCTCCCCGGCCCGCGCCGCGAGCTGCAGCGGCCACTGCCGGCTCACGCCCAGCACCCGCATCCAGCGCACCAGCTGCCGGCGGTCCTCCACGACCTCCTGGTGCAGCCGGGTGAGCACCTCGCCGACCTCGGAGCCCCGGTGCGCCTGCGCGGAGCGCGCGAACCGGGCCGCCCCGGCCGACGAACCGGCCAGGTGGTCGTTGAGGTACACCGTCAGGTAGCGCTGTCGTTCGTGATCGTCCACACCGGAGGAGTACCCGGTCCCCGCAGCGGGTAACCACACCAGGTGGACCCCCGACCCCTGTCCCTGACCTTCATCGGCACCGCCACCGTCCTGCTGCGCTGGGGCGAGCTGACGCTGCTGACCGACCCGAACTTCCTGCACCGCGGTCAGCTCGCCTACCTGGGCAAGGGGCTGGTCTCGCGCCGGCTCACCGAACCGGCGCTCGCGGTGGAGGACCTGCCGCCGCTGAGCGGGGTGGTCCTCTCCCACCTGCACGGGGACCACTTCGACCGGGTCGCCCGGCGCGGGCTGGACCGCTCCGTCCCGCTGCTGACGACACCGCACGCCCAGCGCCGCCTGGTGGGGCGCCACGGGTTCCGCGACGTGACGGGGCTGCGCACCTGGCAGGCGCGGACCCTGGTGGCGGGCGGGGACCAGGTCCGCGTCACCGCCGTCCCGGGCCGGCACGCCCCGGGTCCCTTCCAGGCCCTGCTGCCGCCGGTCATGGGCAGCGTGCTGGAGTTCGGCGAGGTCGGCGGGCCGGTGCAGCGGACGGTCTACCTGTCCGGGGACACCCTCGACGTCCCGGAGCTGCGGGAGGTCCCGGCCCGCTACCCGAGCGTCGACGTCGCCGTGCTGCACCTGGGCGGCACGACGCTGCCCGGTGGGCTGGTGGTCACCCTGGACGCGGTCGCGGGGGCCGACGTGCTGGAGCTGATCGACCCGGCGGCGGCGGTGCCGGTCCACTACGACGACTACGGCGTCTTCCGGTCCCCGCTGGCGGACTTCCGCGCCGAGGTCGACCGCCGCGGGCTGAGCGGGGTCGTCCGCTACGTGGGGCGGGGGGAGACCGCGCAGTTCTGACGTGCCGGGGGGAGCGTCCGGCGCCACAGTGGGTCCGTGCCGCCGGACGCGCAGGAGGACCTCGCCGCCCAGGACCTGCCCGAGCGCTCCCCGGGCACCCGGCGCTGGTTGTTCGCCGACCAGCTCGGCCCGCACTTCCTCGACGCCCCCGACCAGCCGGTGCTGCTGCTGGAGTCCACCGACGTGTTCCGCCGGGGCCGCTTCCACCGCCGCAAGGCGCACCTGATCCTCTCCGCCCTGCGCCACCGCGCCGCGGAGCTGGGTGAGCAGGCCGTGTTCGTGCAGGCCCCCACCTACCGCGAGGGTCTCGCCGCGTGCGGGGAGGCGGTCAGCGTCTGCGACCCGACCTCCTACCCGGCGCGGCGCTTCGTCCGCCGCCTGCCCGGGGTGGAGGTCCTGGCCTCGCGCGGGTTCGTGGTCTCCGAGCGCCAGTTCCGCGGCTGGGCGGAGCGCCGCGGCGGGAAGCGGCTGCTCATGGAGGACTTCTACCGCGACGTGCGCCGCTTCCACGGGCTGCTGATGGACGGCGCCGAACCGGTGGGGGGCACCTGGAACTACGACCACGAGAACCGCAGTGGTCCGCCCCGCCAGGAGAAGCTGGACCTCGCCGAGCCCCGCTGGCCGGTGGAGGACGACATCGACGCCGAGGTCCGCGCCGACCTCGACCGGTGGGAGCGCGACGACGGGGTCGAGTTCACCGGCTCCGACGGCCCGCGGCGCTTCGCGGTCACCCGGCGCGAGGCGCTCGGCGTGCTGCGCCGGTTCCTCGACGAGCGGCTGGAGCAGTTCGGGACGTACGAGGACGCGATGCTCGCCGGGGACCCGTGGATGGCGCACTCGCTGCTGTCCGCCCCGCAGAACCTCGGTCTGCTGGACCCGCTGGAGATCGCCCGGCGGGCCGAGGAGCACGGCCGCGCGCACGGGGTGAGGCTGGCCTCGGTGGAGGGCTTCGTCCGCCAGGTCGTCGGCTGGCGCTCCTACACCTGGCACCTGTACTGGCACCTGGGGGAGGGCTACAAGCAGCGCAACGCACTGGGCTCGGAGCGGACGATCCCGGACTGGTTCGGCGACCTCGACGCCGACGCCGTCGAGGCGAACTGCCTGCGCCACGTCCTGGGGCAGGTCCGCGACGAGGGGTGGACCCACCACATCCCCCGGCTGATGGTGCTGGGCAACTGGGGGCTGCAGCGCGGGTACCGCCCCGCGGAGCTCGCCGACTGGTTCTGGCGCAACTTCGTCGACGGCTACGACTGGGTCATGACCACCAACGTCGTGGGGATGTCCCAGCACGCCGACGGCGGGGTGCTGGCCACGAAGCCCTACGTCTCCGGCGGGGCCTACATCGACCGGATGAGCGACTTCTGCGGGGGCTGCCGCTACGACCCGAAGGTGCGGGTGGGGGAGGACGCCTGCCCGTTCACGGCCGGGTACTGGAACTTCCTCGCCGGCCACCGGGAGGAGCTGGAGGGCAACCGGCGCATGACCCAGGCGCTGCGGGGCCTGGACCGGCTGCGCGACCTCGACGGCGTGCTGCACCAGGAGGCCGAGAGGGGAGACGGTGCCCCGTGACCGATGTCCAGGGGGCGACGCGGCTGCTCGCGAGGTCCCCGTACGTGCTGCTGACGACGTTCGGCCGCGACGGCCGCCTCGTCCCCACCCCGGTGTGGGTGGCGCCCCTGGACGGGGGGCGGCTGGTGCTCGTCACCCAGGACACGACGGGGAAGGTGAAGCGGGTGCGGCGGGAACCGCGGGTGCTGCTCGCCCCGTGCAGCGTCCGGGGCCGGCCGCACGGACGGCCCGTGGACGCCACCGCCGAACTGCTGCCGGAGGCCGACGTCGCCGCCGCGGAACACGCCCTGACCGTGAAGTACGGCCTGCGGTTCCGGGCCTTCGACGCGGTCGAGGGCCTGCTGCAGCGGTCCGGGCGGGTGGCCGGGCGCCGGGTCGCGGTGGCCCTGACCGTCACCGGCTGAGACCCGGCGCCGCCCCCGTGGGGGCGGCCCTCAGGCGGCGGTCGCCACCCGGACCTGGCGCTTCACCCGGGCCAGCATCCCCGTCATGCCGCGCATGCGCAGCGGGCTCACGGCCTGCTCCAGGCCGAGCCGGTGGCACACGTCGGCCGGCAGGTCCAGCACGACGGCCGCGGGCAGCCCCTCCAGCCCCTCCTGCAGGACCCCGGCGAAACCGCGGGTCGTGGGGGCCTCCGGGGGTGCGGAGACGTGCAGGTGCACGGCCTGCGCGTCGTCGACCTCGACGGTGATGAACACCGGCGACTGGCACTCGTCGACGCGTTCCATCTTCTCCGGCTGCCCCTCGAACCGCGGCGGCAGCGGCCGCAGCCCCTGGCTGAACTCCAGCAGCAGCTGCAGCCGCTCGCGGTCGGGCAGGGCCTGGAAGTCCTCGACGATCTCGGCCATCGCCGGCGGCAGGCCCGCGGTGGGGTCGGCGCTGAGGTCGTCGGTCACCGCAGCGACCCCTTCTCGGGCCCCTTGACGATCGGCGCGCGCACGGCGTTGCCCCACTCCGTCCAGGACCCGTCGTAGTTGCGGACCTGCTCGAAGCCCAGCAGCTGCGACAGCACGAACCAGGTGTGGCTGGAGCGCTCCCCGATGCGGCAGTAGGCGATCACGTCGTCGTCGGGGGAGAGGCCCTTCTCGTCCTGGTAGATCGCCTCCAGCTCGGCGCGGGGCTTGAACGTCCCGTCCTCGGCGGCGGCGCGCGCCCACGGCACGCTGTCCGCCCCGGGGATGTGACCGCCGCGCACGGTGCCCTCGTCGGGGTAGTCGGGCATGTGGGTGCGCTCGCCGGTGTACTCCTGCGGGGAGCGCACGTCGACGAGCTTGGGGTCCGGCCCGGCCAGGTGGGCGAGCACGTCCTCCTTGAACGCGCGGACCGCGGCGTCGCGGCGCTCGACGACGGGGTACTCGGTGACCGGGCGCTGCGGGGCCTCGGTGGTGGTCTCGCGGCCCTCGGCGATCCACTTGGCGCGCCCGCCGTCGAGGAGGCGGACGTCGGGGTGGCCGAAGAGGGTGAAGACCCACAGCGCGTAGGCGGCCCACCAGTTGTTCTTGTCGCCGTAGATGACGACGGTGTCCTCGCGGGAGATGCCCTTGGCGGCCATCAGCGCGGCGAAACCGGCGCCGTCGACGTAGTCGCGGGTCACGGGGTCGTTGAGCTCGGTGTGCCAGTCGACCTTCACCGAGCCCGGCACGTGACCGGTGTCCCAGAGCAGGACGTCCTCGTCGCTCTCGACCACCACGAGACCGGGCTCGCCCAGGTGCTGCGCGAGCCAGCCGGTCGTGACGAGCTTCTCGGGGTGGGCGTACGCGGCGAGCTTCTCGTCGGTGTCCCAGGGCAGCGTGCTCACGGTGCTTCCTCCAGCGGTCGTCGTGGGAGCAGCAACACCACGCACCCCGTGGTCGTTCCCGCTGGTCGCGATCCTGCCAGACCCGCCCGGCGCGGATCCCCCTCCCTCACTACTGTGAGGCCCTGTGACCAGCCCTCAGACGCGCTCCGCCGGTGAACTGGACTCCCTGGCCGACCGCAACCCGCGGGTGCCCCCGCAGCAGCTGGTCGCCGAGCTGGTCCCCCCGCCGCGCTTCTCCGACGTGCGCTTCGCCAGCTACGTCCCCTCGCCCGAGCACCCCAGCCAGGCGCAGGCCGTCGCGGGCATGAGCGCGTTCGGGGGCAGGGTCCTCGAGGGCGGGGGCGCCCGGGGCGGGCTGGCGGGGCTGTTCAAGCGGCGGGCCGCCCCGGCGGGGGCGCCGGGGATCTACCTCGACGGCGGGTTCGGCGTCGGCAAGACGCACCTGCTGTCCTCGCTGTACCACCAGGTCGTCACCGAGGGGGGCCGCTCGGCGGCCTACGGCACCTTCGTGGAGTACACCAACCTCGTCGGCGCCCTCGGCTTCCTGCCCGCCGTCGACGCGCTGGCCCCGAACGCGCTGGTCTGCATCGACGAGTTCGAGCTCGACGACCCCGGCGACACCGTGCTGATGTCGCGGCTCATGCGCGAGCTCGTCGACCGCGGGGTGAAGCTCGCCGCGACCTCCAACACCCTCCCCGGCGCGCTGGGGGAGGGGCGCTTCGCCGCGCAGGACTTCCAGCGCGAGATCCAGGCCCTGGCCGGCCAGTTCGACGTGCAGCGCGTCGACGGGGAGGACTACCGCCACCGGGGTCTGCAGCCCGCTCCGGCCCCGCTGCCCGACGAGGAGGTGGAGCGCGTCGCGGCCGCCCGCGCGGGAGCCACCTTCGACGACTTCCCCGCCGTCCTGGCCCACCTGGCCGAGGTCCACCCCAGCCGCTACGGCGCGATGGTGGGGTCCACCACCGCCGTCTGCCTGCGCGGGGTGAGCACCGTGGCCGACCAGATGGTCGGGTTGCGCCTCGTCGTCCTCGCCGACCGGCTCTACGACCGCGACATCCCCGTCGTCGCCTCCGGGGTGCCCTTCGACGCGGTGTTCACCGACGAGCTGCTGAACGGCGGGTACCGCAAGAAGTACCTGCGCGCGGTGTCGCGGCTGTCAGCCCTGGCCCGCGAGGGCGCGGCGCTGCGCGGCTGAACGGCGCCACCACACCAGCGCGCCGGCCCACACCAGCAGGAACAGCCCCGCCACCCCGTAGCCGACGTGCTCGGTGTCCAGCCCCGCGATCCACGTCGTCACCCCGTCGGCCAGGCCCAGCTCCTCGTGGGCCACCCCCACGAGCTGGATCGTGCCGATGACCAGCGCCACCGCCACCGAGATGCCCGTCACCACCCCGTTGTAGGCCAGCCGCCGCAACGGGTTGGCCAGCGCCCAGTCGTAGGCCAGGTTCATGAAGGCCCCGTCCAGGGTGTCGAACAGGCTCATCCCCGCGGTGAACAGCACCGGCAGCACCAGCACCGCGTACCAGGGCAGGGTGACCGCCGCGGTGCCCGCCAGGACGAGCAGCGCCACCTCGGTGGCGGTGTCGAAACCCAGGCCCATGAGCAGCCCCGCCGGGTAGATCTGGCGGGGGGAGCGGATGCGCGCGGTGAAGCGGGCCAGCACCCGCGCCACCGCCCCCTCCAGCACCAGGCGCTGCTGCAGCGCCGCGTCGTCCAGCTCCCCGCGCCGGCGCATCCGCGCCGTGCGCACGATCCCCAGCAGCGCGGCGAGGTTCACCAGCCCGATCACCCAGAGGAAGACCCCCGCCGCGCTGGTCCCGAAGACGCCCAGCGCGTCGTGCGCGGTGGTGCCCTCGGTCACCAGCCCCGAGGCGAACCGGGCCCCGGTCGCCACGACGAGGGCCATGGCGAAGACCACCGAGGAGTGCCCCAGGGAGAACCAGAACCCCACCGACAGCGGCCGCAGGCCGTCGCCGGTGAGCTTGCGGGTGGTGCCGTCGATGACGGCGATGTGGTCGGCGTCGAAGGCGTGCCGGACCCCGAAGACGTAGGCCGTCAGCCCCAGCCCCCACCCGAACACCTGCTCGCCGACGCTGAACTCGTGGGGGACGACGAAGAGGCCCAGCACGCCCCAGCCCACCACGTGCAGCGCCGCGACGACCCCCAGCAACCGCAGCAGGCGACGGGTGTCGGCTCGGTCCCAGGCGCGTCCCGCGGCACGGGACGGCTCGGACAGGACGGACCCGGTGGTCATGGTGGCTCCTCGCTTGTTGCAAGTCACTGGCAACAAGCGGGGAGCCTACCGGGGCCGCGGGACCGGGCTCAGTCCCACTCGGTGGGCAGCGCGGGGTCGCGGTGGTGGGCCAGCAGCCGCTCCAGCTCCCAGCGGCTGATCCGCTGCCGCGACAGCTCCGGCAGCTCGTCGAGGCCGAACCACCCCACGTCGAGGGTCTCCAGCTCCTCGGGCCGGCCGCGCTCACCCACCACCCGGCACAGGAAGTACAGGTGGAACACGCTCACCGGCATGGGCGGCTGCTTGCCGCGGGCGTCGCGCTCCCACACCCCCACCACCTTGACCACCTCGACGGGGTAGCCGGTCTCCTCCCGCACCTCCCGCACCGCCGCCTCCGCGGGCCGGTCGCCGGGATCGACCCACCCGCCCGGCAGCGACCACGCCCCGTCGCTGCGCTCGCGGAGCAGGAGGAAGCGCTCCCGCCCGTCCAGCACCCCGGCCCGGACGTCGACCTTGGGGGTGGCGTAGCCCACGTCGGTGTCCAGCACGGCCCGCAGGACCTCGCGCGGGGACGTCGAGACGGCGGCGAGCAGGTCCGCGGCCAGCTCGGTGAGCTCGCGGTAGCGGGCGGCGTCGTAGTCCTTCGTCGCGTCGCCCACCGCGTAGGTCAGGCCGTCCTGGGCCAGGGCGGCGATGCGGACGGCCGCCCGCCGCACCCGGTCCACGGGGTCGCCGCTCACGCCCCGGCGACCCGCACCACCACCACGGCGTCCCCCGCGGTGCGCACGCCCTCACCCAGCAGCTCCGCGGCCGGTCCGTCGCCGAACTGCGCGACCACCTCCACCGGCGCCCCCTCCACGTCGACGTCGGCGCCGCCGCCCAGGGTCACCACGACGCGGTGGTCCCCGCGGTGCAGCACCAGGGCGTTGCCCGCGACGTCCACGCGGACCTCGCGCAGGTCCGCGTCGGCGAAGGCGGGGACGGTGCGCCGCAGCGACGTCAACGTCCGGTACCAGTCCAGCACCCGGGCGTGCTCGGGGGCGGACACCTCCTCCCACCGCAGCACCGAGGCGTCCTTGGTCGCCGGGTCCTGCGGGTCCGGCACGTCCTCGGCGTCCCAGCCGTGCTGGCCGAACTCCGAGCGCCGGCCGGTGCTGACGGCCTTCCCCAGCTCCGGGTCGGGGAAGGAGGTGAAGAACTGCCACTTCGTCGAGGCGTTCCACTCCTCGCCCATGAACACCATGGGCGTGAAGGGGCCCAGCAGGTACAGCGCCGCACCCGCCGCCTGGGCGGTGGGGGAGAGCAGGTGGCCGATGCGGTCCCCGACCGCGCGGTTGCCGACCTGGTCGTGGGTCTGCAGGTACCCCAGGAACGCCGTCCCGGGGACCTTCGAGCGGTCGACCCGCTTGCCCCAGACCTCCCCGCGGAAGGTGGAGAACCGCTCGGCGTGGAAGAACGCCTCCTCGAAGGTCGTCTTCACGACCTCGGCGTCGCCGAAGTCGGCGTAGTAGCCCTGTCGCTCCCCCGTGAGCCACGCGTGCAGCGCGTGGTGCACGTCGTCGTCCCACTGCGCGGTCATCCCGCGCCCGCCCTCGGCGGTGGGGGTCACCATGGCCGCGTCGTTGAGGTCGGACTCCGCCACCAGCGACAGCGGCCGTCCCAGCTCCCGCGACAGCGCCGCGGTCTCGTCGGCCAGCTGGGCCAGGACGTGCACCTCGGAGTCGTCGACCAGGGCGTGCACCGCGTCCAGGCGCAGCGCGTCGACGTGGAAGTCGCGGAACCAGCGCAGGGCGTTGTCGACGATCCAGCGCCGCACCTCCACCGAGCCGGCGTCGTCGAGGTTCACCGCCGCGCCCCAGGGGGTGTCGTGCTTGTCGGTGAAGTACGGCCCGAACTCGCCCAGGTAGTTGCCGCTGGGACCGAGGTGGTTGTAGACGCAGTCCAGCGCGACGGCCAGGCCCCGGGCGTGGCAGGCGTCGACGAACGCGGCGAGACCCTCCGGGCCGCCGTACTCGTGCTGCACGGCGTAGGGCGCGACGCCGTCGTAGCCCCAGTTCCACGGGCCGTCCCACGCCGACACCGGGAGCACCTCCACGACGTCCACGCCGAGGTCGACGAGGTGGTCCAGCTTCCCCGCCGCCGCGGCGAAGGTGCCCTCGGGGGTGAAGGTCCCCACGTGCAGCTCGTAGAACACCGCACCGCGCGCGTCGCGCCCGGCCCACTCCCCGTCGGTCCAGGAGAACGTCGACGGGTCGACGACGGCGCTCGCCGCGTGAACCCCCTCGGGCTGCCACCCGCTGCGGGGGTCCGGCCGGGGATCGCCGCCGTCGACCGCGAAGGCGTAGCGGGTCCCGTGCGAACCCTCGGCCTCCGCCGTCCACCACCCCTCGCGCGGGGAACCGGTGCGCCGCATGGGCACCGGCTCCCCGTCCAGGACCAGATCAACCTGCTGCGCCTGCGGCGCCCACACCCCGAACTCCATGAGCACAGAGTGTCGGAGGTGCGCCGCGCGTGCGACTTCTAGGCGCGCAGCAGCAGGGCCACGGGCAGTTCCGCGAGCACCTCCGCGATCCGGGTCGCGCCCCCGGGCAGTTCGGCCCCGGTGAACGCGTTGCGCCACGTCCCCTCGGGCAGGGTCAGCGTGTGCTCGCCCCACCCGCCCAGGCGTTCCAGCGACACCGGCAGGCGCGTCGCGACGGCCACGACCCGCGGGTCGTCCACGGGGCCGCGGGCGAAGGCGACGGCGTTGCCGTTGGTGGAGGGGACGGGGGAGTAGGCCGCCGCCGGACCGGTGAACGCCTCCGGGTGGTCCCGGCGGGCGCGCAGGGTGCGGGAGACGACGAGCAGCTTCTCGTCGTCCAGGTCCGCCGGCCCCGACCCCGCGTCCAGCGCGGTCAGGCGACGGGCGCGGTCGTCGTAGTCGACGGGGCGCCGGTTGTCCGGGTCCACCAGCGACAGGTCGACGACCTCGGTGCCCTGGTAGACGTCGGGCACCCCCGGCATCGTCAGCTGCACGAACTTCTGCCCCAGCACCGCGGTGCGCGCGGCGGGGGCGATCAGCTCGACGAACTCCCCGACCGCCGCCAGCACGGCCTCGTCGCCGAGGACCCCGGTGGCGAAGCGTTCCACCGCAGCCTCGTAGGCCTCGTCGGGCGCGGTCCACGTGGTGTGGTCCTTGGCCTCGCGGGTGGCCTTCTGCAGGTACGCCAGCAGCCGCTCGGGCGCGATCGGCCCCGACCGGCCCCAGGTGCCGACCAGGGTCTGCCAGATGAGCAGCTCGGTGCGGGCGTCGAGCTCCGCGGCCCGGTGACCGGTGGCCAGGT includes:
- a CDS encoding cytochrome c oxidase assembly protein, which produces MIPGWLLLSAAAVLLAGYLGAESRLHRRGDRWPVGRSAAAVGAVAAVAGAGLWPVRGAVDDTVVHLLVTMLAPLLLALSAPVSLLLRTAPARVRAAVLVVLHSRWARFATRLPVATALEAGGLYVYYLVPVPPVLHGLLMVHMVAAGWLFSAVLVGPDPVPHRPGILPRAAALLVVFAAHDVLAKLLYARGGGAGAQLLAYGGDVVEVATAVALFGRWYVRVRPRPGRAVHPAAR
- a CDS encoding DUF2243 domain-containing protein, producing the protein MPDLPRRSLGAGLLIGVGVAGFVDEVVFHQILHWHHFYDRSTSTAGLVSDGWFHAFSWLAIVAGLFLFADLQRRRASVRSRVVGGALLGWGGFQLYDGLVQHKVLGLHQVRYGVDLLPYDLAWNLAGAAGVVAGTVVLLAGRRRAR
- a CDS encoding MBL fold metallo-hydrolase, translated to MDPRPLSLTFIGTATVLLRWGELTLLTDPNFLHRGQLAYLGKGLVSRRLTEPALAVEDLPPLSGVVLSHLHGDHFDRVARRGLDRSVPLLTTPHAQRRLVGRHGFRDVTGLRTWQARTLVAGGDQVRVTAVPGRHAPGPFQALLPPVMGSVLEFGEVGGPVQRTVYLSGDTLDVPELREVPARYPSVDVAVLHLGGTTLPGGLVVTLDAVAGADVLELIDPAAAVPVHYDDYGVFRSPLADFRAEVDRRGLSGVVRYVGRGETAQF
- a CDS encoding cryptochrome/photolyase family protein, which gives rise to MPPDAQEDLAAQDLPERSPGTRRWLFADQLGPHFLDAPDQPVLLLESTDVFRRGRFHRRKAHLILSALRHRAAELGEQAVFVQAPTYREGLAACGEAVSVCDPTSYPARRFVRRLPGVEVLASRGFVVSERQFRGWAERRGGKRLLMEDFYRDVRRFHGLLMDGAEPVGGTWNYDHENRSGPPRQEKLDLAEPRWPVEDDIDAEVRADLDRWERDDGVEFTGSDGPRRFAVTRREALGVLRRFLDERLEQFGTYEDAMLAGDPWMAHSLLSAPQNLGLLDPLEIARRAEEHGRAHGVRLASVEGFVRQVVGWRSYTWHLYWHLGEGYKQRNALGSERTIPDWFGDLDADAVEANCLRHVLGQVRDEGWTHHIPRLMVLGNWGLQRGYRPAELADWFWRNFVDGYDWVMTTNVVGMSQHADGGVLATKPYVSGGAYIDRMSDFCGGCRYDPKVRVGEDACPFTAGYWNFLAGHREELEGNRRMTQALRGLDRLRDLDGVLHQEAERGDGAP
- a CDS encoding PPOX class F420-dependent oxidoreductase; its protein translation is MTDVQGATRLLARSPYVLLTTFGRDGRLVPTPVWVAPLDGGRLVLVTQDTTGKVKRVRREPRVLLAPCSVRGRPHGRPVDATAELLPEADVAAAEHALTVKYGLRFRAFDAVEGLLQRSGRVAGRRVAVALTVTG
- a CDS encoding SufE family protein; translated protein: MTDDLSADPTAGLPPAMAEIVEDFQALPDRERLQLLLEFSQGLRPLPPRFEGQPEKMERVDECQSPVFITVEVDDAQAVHLHVSAPPEAPTTRGFAGVLQEGLEGLPAAVVLDLPADVCHRLGLEQAVSPLRMRGMTGMLARVKRQVRVATAA
- a CDS encoding sulfurtransferase, with translation MSTLPWDTDEKLAAYAHPEKLVTTGWLAQHLGEPGLVVVESDEDVLLWDTGHVPGSVKVDWHTELNDPVTRDYVDGAGFAALMAAKGISREDTVVIYGDKNNWWAAYALWVFTLFGHPDVRLLDGGRAKWIAEGRETTTEAPQRPVTEYPVVERRDAAVRAFKEDVLAHLAGPDPKLVDVRSPQEYTGERTHMPDYPDEGTVRGGHIPGADSVPWARAAAEDGTFKPRAELEAIYQDEKGLSPDDDVIAYCRIGERSSHTWFVLSQLLGFEQVRNYDGSWTEWGNAVRAPIVKGPEKGSLR
- the zapE gene encoding cell division protein ZapE, coding for MTSPQTRSAGELDSLADRNPRVPPQQLVAELVPPPRFSDVRFASYVPSPEHPSQAQAVAGMSAFGGRVLEGGGARGGLAGLFKRRAAPAGAPGIYLDGGFGVGKTHLLSSLYHQVVTEGGRSAAYGTFVEYTNLVGALGFLPAVDALAPNALVCIDEFELDDPGDTVLMSRLMRELVDRGVKLAATSNTLPGALGEGRFAAQDFQREIQALAGQFDVQRVDGEDYRHRGLQPAPAPLPDEEVERVAAARAGATFDDFPAVLAHLAEVHPSRYGAMVGSTTAVCLRGVSTVADQMVGLRLVVLADRLYDRDIPVVASGVPFDAVFTDELLNGGYRKKYLRAVSRLSALAREGAALRG
- a CDS encoding HoxN/HupN/NixA family nickel/cobalt transporter, with amino-acid sequence MTTGSVLSEPSRAAGRAWDRADTRRLLRLLGVVAALHVVGWGVLGLFVVPHEFSVGEQVFGWGLGLTAYVFGVRHAFDADHIAVIDGTTRKLTGDGLRPLSVGFWFSLGHSSVVFAMALVVATGARFASGLVTEGTTAHDALGVFGTSAAGVFLWVIGLVNLAALLGIVRTARMRRRGELDDAALQQRLVLEGAVARVLARFTARIRSPRQIYPAGLLMGLGFDTATEVALLVLAGTAAVTLPWYAVLVLPVLFTAGMSLFDTLDGAFMNLAYDWALANPLRRLAYNGVVTGISVAVALVIGTIQLVGVAHEELGLADGVTTWIAGLDTEHVGYGVAGLFLLVWAGALVWWRRSAAQRRALAGQG
- a CDS encoding NUDIX hydrolase N-terminal domain-containing protein, yielding MSGDPVDRVRRAAVRIAALAQDGLTYAVGDATKDYDAARYRELTELAADLLAAVSTSPREVLRAVLDTDVGYATPKVDVRAGVLDGRERFLLLRERSDGAWSLPGGWVDPGDRPAEAAVREVREETGYPVEVVKVVGVWERDARGKQPPMPVSVFHLYFLCRVVGERGRPEELETLDVGWFGLDELPELSRQRISRWELERLLAHHRDPALPTEWD
- the treZ gene encoding malto-oligosyltrehalose trehalohydrolase, which encodes MEFGVWAPQAQQVDLVLDGEPVPMRRTGSPREGWWTAEAEGSHGTRYAFAVDGGDPRPDPRSGWQPEGVHAASAVVDPSTFSWTDGEWAGRDARGAVFYELHVGTFTPEGTFAAAAGKLDHLVDLGVDVVEVLPVSAWDGPWNWGYDGVAPYAVQHEYGGPEGLAAFVDACHARGLAVALDCVYNHLGPSGNYLGEFGPYFTDKHDTPWGAAVNLDDAGSVEVRRWIVDNALRWFRDFHVDALRLDAVHALVDDSEVHVLAQLADETAALSRELGRPLSLVAESDLNDAAMVTPTAEGGRGMTAQWDDDVHHALHAWLTGERQGYYADFGDAEVVKTTFEEAFFHAERFSTFRGEVWGKRVDRSKVPGTAFLGYLQTHDQVGNRAVGDRIGHLLSPTAQAAGAALYLLGPFTPMVFMGEEWNASTKWQFFTSFPDPELGKAVSTGRRSEFGQHGWDAEDVPDPQDPATKDASVLRWEEVSAPEHARVLDWYRTLTSLRRTVPAFADADLREVRVDVAGNALVLHRGDHRVVVTLGGGADVDVEGAPVEVVAQFGDGPAAELLGEGVRTAGDAVVVVRVAGA